A window of Daucus carota subsp. sativus chromosome 2, DH1 v3.0, whole genome shotgun sequence genomic DNA:
tgcatataatatataatataatataatatgttgtgatcatattaataaataaaagtatatataaatatacacacatatatgttatttatacgaacatataataatatatgtacatatatttaaatatattttgatatattcaaatatatataacatataattatatgtaaatacaaatataaatatatataaatatatataaagatatatatagttatttataaatataaatatatacattatataatatttatataaacatatagtaatatatatacacatatatttaaatatattctcatatatttaaatatatatactatacatataactatgtgtaaatataaatatagatatatatatatataaagatatatataactctctctaaatataaatatagatatatttatgcacataatataatatatatatatatatacacttaattatataattgtttatgtaaaatataaatacatatactatatacatatatatttatttaaatatatatatatatatatacacatatacatatttttacaaacatatatacatatatattatatatattatatttaattaaatatacatatatacatacatagaaatatatttgtacatatacaaatatacaagtgcacacatatataaaatgtcacttccatatggctttctgtggaagttTGACATATGTCAGTGAGAAGTAGGCTTTGGCATATCTTGCGGAGGCTGgacatttggcttggcttggcttctggatcaattcttcaattgataaatactttgaaAACTCTGTGCTGACGCTAGGGGTGGCAaaatcagacacgacccgaaacccgacacgaacccgactcGAAAAAATACGAATTAGGGTCGGGGTTTTTacatttcgggtcgggttcgggtcgggtaattttttacccgaaaaactcgggtcgggttcgggttgacccagtgtacccgaacccgacccgaaatatttatatataaatatattatattaattatatatatttatattttaaaattacatatatttatgatatatttatataatattaagaatatttttgtcacatataatcttattaaattattattaatatatttttaatatattataattaaatataattaaaataaataatttttaataaatttcgggTCAAAATGGGTCATTTTCGGGTCAATCGGGTACTGAacaggtcgggttcgggttgagaTTTTCGACccatttcgggttcgggtcgggttcgggttgacccaaaaacTGGACCAGGTAagacaacccgacacgaacccgacccattacccgaaattgccacccctagctgacgcttagtgcactggtctggttcacaagcgactaacactggagtcaaacattgtacctcctttgtcagcaaccattgatcagtcgattccgggttagtttatgcttcagtttgttgattataaataaccaaccaagatatatagaaatatcttgcttcagggttGCACTGCAATCTTGCGAGTACTtaaacatcttcattgcttccacaatcttgaatacttcaatctttattcttcactgaggcataaacatattaatgaacttcttccagcgAACTTATTCCTTTAAGAATGTACATGGCTTCTTCAAACTTTGTCTTCGTACCTTctgattccggtgcaggcgtagtgttatttatttgtcctgttctattgttgagttatcattcctatgtaacagatagggttgtctttacatttagacttacaaataGAGAATTGAGTGTAGACATTACTTTTTCAAGCCTCTTGCATACATACATATGATGTAATCTAAACTCGCAAAATAGTGaaacaataaaagaaacaaaaaattatgtaaagacTTTTATCAAACACTTGCAAAGCAAACTTTTGCAAACCAATATAGATGatgatacaaaataaacatgtctgaaaaatcacaaaaaaaaaaatcatatccaTGACAATGTTTGATGAATTAaataacataataaaataaaagataatcaaACAAAAAAGATCTTACATCTCATCACAAACAGACATATATATAcggagttaagttctatggagtacaaaaaaaattggagtattggagtacaaagtttgataaaatgtaatctggtcatctaaatttcaaggttttttgtccaataatatttgtaaatatttgacaacctgcacattatgttctgcagcATAAACATCgcgatcaaatggtagaataattacttttataaatcataggattCTATGTtttgcaatataactaataagcagaacaataatcttaataattGTTGGAACTtatttctatatatacatatataaggaAAGAAGCGGGACAAAAAAAACAGATTTGGACGATtgcatcatatatatatagtcgtGAATACATGAAAgagtataaaaataaaatgatttattaTCTGACAAAATCGAAGGAGTTGTTTACTCTACAAATTCTAGCCCGTGATAAGAAGAGGAacacattatattaaataaattagagAATCAGAattgcaaaaaaagaaaatgcaaAGAATAGGGATAAAGAGAAGAAGAGAGAGTTAAATTCAGACAAGTAAAATTAGAGAGTCAGCATCGAAAGAAACATGAAATAAATGGGATAGAAATAGAAGGAAAGataaagtttaaaatttgaattgttgGACAAGGAATCAGGACACAAAGGAAAAATCTTCCTTTAAAAATTAGAAGCTCACTTGCAGTATTAAGATACATGTtactataatattattattattattattattattattagtgaaCTATTTAAGTGGTACTTGATGTAAAATTCAAAATGCAAACTGGTAAAAATGTAGTACAATGACAGTATAATTGTAGATAATAAAAATGTAGAGAGACGGTTTGAATATATTAATCGGAAATAGATaacatgatttataatttaaaaaaatgtatatataaatgacAAGATTTTTCGGGGATAAGGCACCAAGTTGAACAATAATTCAAATTGATGAACTCTTATGAAATAAATTGAGTCTGTAATTAGTACATGTATAACACTTTTAATAATGAAAAATCTCctagttaaataatataaatggcACTTATCAaagaatatgtaaaaaaattcaataggTAAAATTCAATATGTAAAACATGTAATACAGAGAGATAACTTAGATTTAACAGCTGAAAATGGAGTCCAATAAcagtataattttagataataaaaatgTAGAGAAacggtttgaattttttaatgaaaaagaggtaacatgatttataatttaaagaaatgtatatataaatgataagatTTTTCGGAGATAAGATACCAAGTTTAACAATAATTCAAATTGATAAACTCTTATGAAATTAAATCGAGTCTGTAATTAGTGCCTTTATAACACTTTTAATAATGGAAAATATCctagttaaataatataaattgcaCTTATAACAgagaatatgtaaaaaaattcgTTAGTTCAACCTTCTTATCCCCTTTATGAATAATAAAGACAATCATTGATCTATATTTGTGGAATCAAAAAACTCATTAAGTTTAATTTTGTATAgttatgattataaataatctctTTGGAATATATATTAAACCTCTTAACCTAAATATTAGCTTCACTTATCAATTATCATGTCTCATTTCTGGTTACTATTGTCGGAGATGCTTCACAAACACAAATTGAAAAATGCAAATTCGAAGACTATATCATCAatcaatttcataataataCACCTTCATATATAAGGTGCTATGGAGGCTCTTTGATACTCCAGATAGTTGACCCGAGAACTAGTCGCTCTTGGACTTTCTACAAACTTGTGGTTTTTAGCAAAGAGGACCGGCTGCTAAATTGGCATCATCCATTAATATAGCCGCAACAACTAAGTCATAAATAAACCTCTAAGCGCATTATAAATATCTCACCTCCTTGTTAAACTTTCAATACCAACTTGTGTCTTCAAACCTTAAGATCTCTAAGCATGGCAAAATATGCAGCACTTTCTCTTTTCCTATATTCCAtacttgtagctcattctacCACCCTCAACAAACGAGTCTCTGCTGCATCAGACACTTGTGATTTTCCAGCAATTTTTAACTTCGGTGATGCCAATTCCGACACCGGTGCATTTGCCACCATGTTTACCAGCAGACCACCTACTTTTGGCCAATCCTTCTTCGGTGGAAATGCAGGAAGACCTTCCGATGGACGCCTCATAATTGATTTCTTGGGTTCGTGTCCTTGGTTAGTACTTATTGTTCCTTTTGCTTATTTGGACTTACTAATGATATTGTTCTTGTGATTGTACTTCAGCAAGTAGCCTAGGCTTACCATTCCTCCATCCATACCTGGATTCCTTCGGAGCCAACTTCTCTCACGGTGCAAACTTTGCCAACATTTTATCCACCATTGCACTTCCCACAACCAACATCATTCCCGCGGCCAGACGACCCCGTGGAACCAATCCTGTCTCCCTCGACATTCAGATTGCTCAGTTTGCTCAATTCGTGACTAGGTCACAAACACAAGGTCCGCGAATACTGATCTTTGTCTgggatttatcaaaaaaaaaatcacaatcgaGATTAATCAAGTATGGCTAATTATTTGCAGGGAAGAAATTCAAGAAATTGATGCCAAAAAAGGAATACTTTGCAAAAGCTCTGTATACGCTTGATATCGGCCAAGTTGATCTCAGTGATCAGATTTTCGACCACAAGACTGATGATGAAATCAAAGCCATTCTACCAGATTTGATCAGTACGTTATCTTCAAATATAAAGGTAAATCTCTACACCGAAATACCTAATTGAATTAGCAATTAATGgataaataaacataatatacaATGTGTCCAACAATTCTGATCGCTATTTTTATCCTTAATTTTACAGAGTTTATATAGTTTGGGAGGCAGAACATTCTGGATCCATAACACAGGACCCTTGGGCTGCCTTCCAATTCTTTTGACCGTGGCTCCAGTGCCAGACGATCAACTGGACAGTGCTGGTTGTGCGAAACGCTATAATGATTTAGCCCAATACTTTAACAACTTGCTGAAGAAGGGTGTTGATCAACTTCGAAAAGACCTCCCCTTGGCTGCTTTCACATATGTAGATGTATATTCTGCTAAATATTCTCTTTATCAAGAACCAAAGAAATACGGCAAGTACACTGATCAAGCTCCTTAATTAGCCAAAAtgaacttttttatttattttggcaaatatggcttataaccTTACAAAGACATGGCACGACAGAGATAGAGGATAAGCTCTTCACCActtgagtatctgttctaagatgAACTTTTATTAATGTTCTTGTTACTGAATGACTTGCAGGATTCACACATCCTCTGGAATCATGTTGCGGATATGGTGGAAAGTACAAATTCGAAGAAAATAGCTTGTGTGGGAGCACAATCATTGTAAATGGGACTCAATTTGTGGTGGAACCCTGCGAACGACCCGCAGAGTATATAAACTATGAAGGAGTCACATACACTGAAGCAGCTGACAGGATCACTTCTGCAAGGATTTCCTCCGGAAAATTTTCTCATCCACCTAATTCATTGAGAGCAGCTTGTCAGAAATAGTGATTTCCAGACTAAATCCAGaatattgttataatttcatttgTACTGCTGCATGTGTcatatcattaatttttttttacaatttgttCTGATAATTCCTAGGATgagtcagagtcgaacccgTTTGTACCGGAACaatagaggataaacccacTACTTGGACTATCGGATCTGCTCCATGTGTCATATTGTTTATACAGTGCATATTGATTTAATGCTGCCTTGATATTTGTCAACTTGTAATAATATCTGATGTAAAATAATTATGGATCAAGGAACTTAAGATGCAAGGGCTCCCCGCATGCATATCCCATTTAAGAGATGGATCCGTGCAGGTAAAGCagcattaaattattaatatggatCGGCAGCCATGTACTTATTACTATGATTCCAAAATTTGCGATGAAACTAATACAGTACTGTATAGTGGAATGCTAAGTACGCAACTTATTTGATGGAATACTCCCTTTCCATAACAAGTTTAAGATCTTTTTGtagataaaaatttagaaaataaaattaaatttttatttataaaagaataaaataataaatcacgAGACGAAAGCCAAAGGTGAGTCTCGTAGGTGGACGTATCGAACCGAAATAAGATCTCATATTAACATCTTGATACACTCATTTACCGGAGAGGGAGGTTTATTAGGTATATTATACGTAAAAAGTCGTTATTCTATAAGTCAACTTTTTTCGACGCAAAGTTCTCGAATCCGATTGAATCTACGATCAATGAAGAATTGGTTTACGTTATGGAAGAAAGACTTGTATATgtgatttatattaatttattttaacttgTGAACCCAAAAAATTTTAACTAATCTAATTAGGGACGAAGAGAGATTAattatcttgttttttttatcaaattaaaaaaaataaatgaaatgtacatatattatattattgaaaaCAATTTAAGCAATATATCACTAtaaaatacacataatatatctTAGTACATATATTTCtgatttttagatatatataatttcttctACTAAATTCTGTTAACTTAGATCATTAGATAAAAGAAAATAGTTTTTTTGCATTTTGAAATGGAAGAATTACTagtaacaatatatatatacttgaccGTAAAGTGGGATGAATTTTGCATCGTGGAAGTTcatgtatatttaataatacattatttgatttttcaaataatatgttattgaaaaaaaattataaaagcaTACCCTCTCTGTTCCCCAACATCTTTTATCTTGGGATCGATGCGGCACTCAGCATGCATTTTAtgtcttttatataatataatttgataaattatcttagtttttttcttttctaaataaatatatgatgcaAAAAttcttatgaataaaaaatttaaagaaacttagggttacaaactgtcacgtttcaaagtattgggtctgatttgctaatgaGTCAAAGTCTAGGATTACCAAGTGCAATatactctattattattaataatttctgcaaaattattttaaaatttataatattaatcacaagaagatataatcataaatatcatGGTCCGgaaatttgatcaaataacagtgttattttatattatttttgaagtaaatattcatttcattattcattcatatactatattattcttGAAAAACTGTAACAAATGAacccttatttttttttgaaaaacaaaaggATAGATTATATAGATAACAAGAGTCCATGAACATAGCAAAATAGACATGCGAGCTAAACAGACACCAACAAAATAAGCCTAGCAATCATTAGCCTACAAACCTGCAGACAAAAGATATAACCTTCCATTAGATCTTCAAACTCATCCAACAGCTACTCCATCACTTCTATAATTTCCACCCTATCATCCTTCACGATAGCCTCCTAACCGTCCTGAGCGTCATCTTCCACAACCGGAGCCTGATCATCATCTCCATCTTCTACAACTGGTCTACGATCAGCGTCGTGCACAGCCACGAATCTCTACTCGGAGGAACCCAAACCCATGTCCAAACTCCAGAGCTCAAAGATCCTTCCAAACGGCTGAGCCATGATCACCGTAACCTTAAAATTACGAGCACGCCTGCCAAATACTCAACCAAAGCATTTGCATTGTGGTCGCACAAGGAGATCTCCATGTCAAAGTTTGGGTCTGCTCTGCGTTGGTTCAGCTGCTGCACAATGTACTGGTGGTCTGGATGAACACCCTCCAGAGAGGAGTTTCTCCACTCCCAAAACGATTCAAAATGATCTGACTCATGTATGAAGTACTCCCAATCTTCCACAAAAGCGCATTTGCAACCCTCCATCATAGCGTGATACTCGTTAACTCTTCGGTTTTGAATTTCAAGAGAACCTGAGAGCATGC
This region includes:
- the LOC108207035 gene encoding esterase, translated to MAKYAALSLFLYSILVAHSTTLNKRVSAASDTCDFPAIFNFGDANSDTGAFATMFTSRPPTFGQSFFGGNAGRPSDGRLIIDFLASSLGLPFLHPYLDSFGANFSHGANFANILSTIALPTTNIIPAARRPRGTNPVSLDIQIAQFAQFVTRSQTQGKKFKKLMPKKEYFAKALYTLDIGQVDLSDQIFDHKTDDEIKAILPDLISTLSSNIKSLYSLGGRTFWIHNTGPLGCLPILLTVAPVPDDQLDSAGCAKRYNDLAQYFNNLLKKGVDQLRKDLPLAAFTYVDVYSAKYSLYQEPKKYGFTHPLESCCGYGGKYKFEENSLCGSTIIVNGTQFVVEPCERPAEYINYEGVTYTEAADRITSARISSGKFSHPPNSLRAACQK